GCAAGTTCAAGCATAGTAAATTCTCCGGGATTGCCAATATTTACTGGTCCGGTAAAACCATCTCTGCTGTTCATCAATCTAATCATTCCTTCAATTAAATCATCCACATAACAAAAACTTCTTGTTTGTTTTCCGTCACCATAAATAGTAATATCTTCACCTTTTAATGCCTGAACAATAAAATTACTTACAACTCTGCCATCATTTGGATCCATTCTTGGTCCGTACGTATTAAAAATTCTCATCACTTTAATATTCAAATTGTAAATTCTGTAATAATCAAAAAACAAAGTTTCAGCACAGCGTTTACCTTCATCATAACATGCTCTTGGTCCAATTGGGTTAACAAGCCCTTTATATGTTTCGGGTTGAGGGTGAACATCCGGATCTCCGTATACTTCCGAAGTGCTTGCCTGAAGAATTTTAGCCTTCGTTCTTTTTGCTAACCCGAGCATATTTATTGCACCAACAACTGATGTTTTTGTGGTTTGAATAGGATCAAACTGATAATGAATTGGAGAAGCCGGGCAAGCTAAATTATATATTTCATCAACTTCAACATAAAGTGGAAAGGTTACGTCATGACGTAATAATTCGAAATACGGATTATCTAATAAATGTTCAATGTTTTCTTTATTTCCGGTAAAAAAATTATCAGCACAAATTACATCATGCTTTTCTTTTACGAGTCTTTCAGCTAAATGACTTCCTAGAAAACCAGCACCACCGGTTATTAATATTCTTTTTTTCATAATTTGTCCTAATCAAGTTGTTTAATTAAGTATAAAACTTACAAAAATAAATATTTAAATTTTGAATACAGTATAAATCTCTATTTAGTTTAAGATACAATTTTTTACATCATTCAGAATTAAACAGAGAAAATTCTAAAATATTCAAAAACTAATTCAAGTAAAATTGTTTC
The nucleotide sequence above comes from Ignavibacteriota bacterium. Encoded proteins:
- a CDS encoding SDR family oxidoreductase, which produces MKKRILITGGAGFLGSHLAERLVKEKHDVICADNFFTGNKENIEHLLDNPYFELLRHDVTFPLYVEVDEIYNLACPASPIHYQFDPIQTTKTSVVGAINMLGLAKRTKAKILQASTSEVYGDPDVHPQPETYKGLVNPIGPRACYDEGKRCAETLFFDYYRIYNLNIKVMRIFNTYGPRMDPNDGRVVSNFIVQALKGEDITIYGDGKQTRSFCYVDDLIEGMIRLMNSRDGFTGPVNIGNPGEFTMLELAEKVLQLTNSKSKIIYKPLPQDDPMQRQPDITLAKKELNWEPKIKLEDGLVKTIEYFEKIVK